Proteins from a genomic interval of Amycolatopsis sp. cg13:
- a CDS encoding amino acid adenylation domain-containing protein translates to MTTSVPLTEGQKDIWFDEKLTGGGPAYNTAAYWDIRGPLDHDVFRAAVRRLVDEAECTRTRYVESDGEPRQIVEALPEIPMTEHDLTGAADPDAAAREWIARDLREPFDIAEFPLFRLALLRTGPGRALFYMCNHHLMSDGYSYVVYWQRLAAIYEAMTDGTSLDDGAFPPLTALLEAEAAYRGSPAADRDRLFWAGRFAEPPEPVSLATTDAAPGPDFWRKDGVLPVPVAQQLRDLAWQQRVNWQAVVAAALAAYTSRLAGVPDVVLSLPVHARVDPRSRAVPGMVNNYLPLPVSVRPGMTRDELVTAVSRDFAKTLKHQRRRVSRIRREMGLASDDRRPFGPFLNIIPQVSELRIGECRVLPHSPATGLVDDLEVTVADTGAAGLQVNVSGNAARYSEDEVGLHLARFTAFLERFGSQGDGDLLAGLDVLLPGEAETLRAAGTATTAEDYIGVVERIRAAAARTPSAVAVSDGEGELTYAQLVGRASALARRLPSDGITAVLAERGAGFVVGVVGALTAGSAFLPLDTGLPTPRLAALVSGGAVRCIVADAAHRELAEAIAVQTQVVVLDDGVDGEDGLVPTRGYADDLAYVIHTSGSTGKPKGVMVHRRGMVNHLLAKAEDLALSPTDVVACNAPVTFDVSVWQMLAPLIVGAQARVTTRETAADPELLFGDKDLTILEVVPSLLRAAVESWPEGRAPRLPGLRWLLVTGEALPGQLCRDWAARYPGIPLMNAYGPTECSDDVTHAVIRAGESEGVRAPIGRPVRGTSLRVLGDDLRPVPPGVAGELYVGGTGVGRGYLDDPAGTALAFIPDPAGRAGERMYRTGDRVRMRRDGQLEFLQRRDHQVKIRGHRIELDEVEAGLRALPAVADAVAAVDESGGRKRLVGYVVAAGPADPDRIRADLAETLPEYLIPAVCVVLDEMPLTPAGKIDRKALPRPAAFPEKKAAARTRTERILTGVLAEVLGVHAVGVDDSFFALGGDSINAIQVVARARAAGLALTPRDVFRHKSVAALAEVAAEIVETAVRPADSDGVGELEPTPAGYGFREDVAARVDHAAAFSQYVVLDVPPGLSVAGLVEAMQAVLDCHDALRTRLQVPAEGVWALEIQPPGSVHAADVVIGLSAMGADEVLADATARLSPQAGVMVQAVLLDGHTLVLVAHHLAVDGVSWRILLPDLMAAWQHGTEPRPVGTSLRRWSRMLTDEARTAKRVSELPVWLNQVRGAEPLLGTRALDPAIDRHGTAQRLGMELPASLTAALLTEVPAAFHAEIDEILLAALTCAVVDWRRRRGSAVREVVLELEGHGREQISDDVDISRTIGWFTSVYPVRLELGADELWSGPALAGLVKSIKEQLRAVPRGGLGFGLLRHLNRQTSAALAEHSVPQIGFNYLGRFDGSMIRASGVSASPDMPMRHVLELDAVVMGRPEGPVLAAEWRWAGELLTAEEGEDLARTWQRVLVLLAASAGEDAGGGHTPSDFAMVDLSQEEIEAFETTGAVADVLPLSPLQQGLLFQAEFDRNGLDVYTLQVAMDGDGPLDQDRLAAAAAALLERHPSLRASFRYRSSGDSVQVIAASATARVDEVRLAGPVELAEFTDAEWLRRFDVSQPPLIRFTVARLSADRFRLIVTAHHILVDGWSMSAILGRELLTLLAADGAAGALPAPVPSTSYHLWLAAQDKHSARAAWATELEGVAGPTKLGPDERGQVSVLPELLDVELPSALSSRLGDFARTRGLTLNTVVQGCWAVLLGRLTGRDDVVFGTVHSGRPPQLPGVEDMVGVFMHTLPVRVRLDPHRTVVETMAELQERQSALAEHQHLGLAEIQREAGAGELFDTVVSYHNYPVDSVGRLDGVLPGVTVLGWQARVISEYPLALSVHPGESVRLQGQYRPDVFSRARISGLVDRFVALLGKVVDEPEVRLGRLDVLTPAERGRALGEWAGTGRRAPAQVVPEVFESRVRKASDASAIVHGAVELTYHELNERANRLARLLIRHGVGPERTVALALPRTVESAVATLAVLKAGGAFLPIDPAYPANRISYLIEDAAPAVVVTDAETHERLPLLSLPVILLDESDAELAELAGDNIGDDERTSPLSPANSAYVIYTSGSTGRPKGVVADHSGFVAMIDGLAECVAAGPADRVLQFASYSFDFAVWELFVALLEGGLAVVVGDENRAPGKELVDLVNTAGITLAGLPPAVVAALPEDAVLPTGLTLVVAGEACPPAVAARWAPRLKMINGYGPTESVVGATMSDPLSGKGRPQIGRPTSAHRVYVLDGNLQPVLPGVVGELYVSGCLARGYHGRPSLTAGRFVADPFSGQGERMYRTGDLVSWLADGSLDYVGRADDQVQLRGLRIELPEIESVLVGHDGVVQAAAMVREDIPGDPRLVAYIVPADGSAAVPSGLRDHIAESLPESMVPSAYVPLAELPITTQGKLDRAALPAPQIASPRSRAPRNPIEEILCGVFAEVLGLPEIGIDDDFFDFGGHSMLATRAVAKARALLGVELPIRALFESRTVALLADHVMIAGDARPALAPAAPPADGGDRTEPLSFAQRRLWFLHRLEGQSGTYNVPLALRMSGKLDSDALQAALRDLVERHDVLRAVFPGTDGQPYQRILSAPAGYPLLRAVRLRDQDLARALALEAGTGFDLAAAPAMRATLFVLGPQEHLLLLVFHHIVFDGWSIEPLTRDLLAAYRARRAGQDPQWTPLAARYGDYTAWQRELLGTEDNPSEIYRGQLQYWRENLAGIPEELPVPADFPRPALNSHRGGQVTFAVEADLYRGLTALARSSGASLFMVLQAALAGLLTKLGCGTDIPLGSPIGGRTDVALNDLVGFFVNTFVLRADTSGDPTFAELIGRVREADLAAYANQDLPFDDVVEALNPARSLAKQPLFQVMIALEKGYGPPAGLPGLTVRGEFVPSATTQFDLNFQFLELEGPDGEDELSCLIDYSRDLFTGSTVTGFGERLVRLLRAAVADPGVRLREVDLLSASERHTMLVRWNDTAHRTPASTLPVLFEEQAARTPDVPAVVAGADRLTYSELNRAANRLAWRLARSGAGPERIVAIALPRSTELVVAALAVLKTGAAYLPLDPENPAERTAGMLGETDPVCLIADRSPVPDAGVPTVLLDEPGPEYPEHNLAVPIRPDHAAYVIYTSGSTGRPKGTVVEHRAVVNYLSWAVAAYPALRSGALVPSRLSFDLTVTGLYGPLTCGGTVHLAELAEGAVAANQRPAFLKGTPSHLALLQVLPDQYSPHAELVLGGEPLPGDELDRWRSAHPGVRVCNEYGPTETTVGCTWLPIEADDVVRPEILSIGRPIWNTQAYVLDAALNPVPCGVTGELYVAGENLSRGYLSRQALTARRFVANPFGEPGSRMYRTGDLVRWTADGRMSFAGRTDGQVKIRGFRVELGEVESVLARHGSVRHIAVAEHGDKLEDRGLVAYVVPADPSDWDPSDLAAFAARELPAYMVPSDVVALDELPLTANGKLDRAALPSPERADRPEAGSPAEGLTTAEAALCRIMAGALKRPSLGVEANFFDEGGDSVRVIRVVNEARAEGLPITLADVFVNQTPRSLAASIAPRPEPARANEAEAGSSARVMADAFAEVERAADTDPFATVLRMRPGGERNPLFCVHSGVGFALPYLGLAKHLGPEYPLYGLQDPSVTELAPAPRSVGEMADDYVRRIKQVQPSGPYHLLGWSFGGIVAYEIAARLQAGGDEVGVLANLDSYPRAGEEQRDDEQVMFGWLLELIGHSRSEFAGREVTAADLHAVLVSDGSPLAALGIERLSAMVRGMRSHEALLHGYVPSRYRGRMLLFTAAGGLADGAVKAKTSRWRPYVDGEVAAYRISAAHDDMMSAEPLAQVAVVVTGELDRQADR, encoded by the coding sequence ATGACTACCAGCGTGCCGTTGACTGAAGGCCAAAAAGACATCTGGTTCGACGAAAAGCTCACCGGCGGTGGTCCGGCGTACAACACGGCGGCCTACTGGGACATCCGGGGACCGCTCGACCACGATGTTTTCCGTGCCGCGGTACGACGGCTGGTCGACGAGGCCGAATGCACGAGAACCCGGTATGTCGAATCGGACGGCGAGCCGAGGCAGATTGTGGAGGCGTTGCCGGAAATCCCGATGACAGAACACGATCTCACCGGCGCGGCCGACCCGGACGCGGCGGCACGCGAGTGGATCGCCCGGGACCTGCGCGAGCCGTTCGACATCGCCGAGTTCCCATTGTTCCGGCTCGCGTTGCTGCGGACCGGTCCCGGCCGGGCGCTGTTCTACATGTGCAACCACCACTTGATGTCGGACGGCTACAGCTATGTCGTGTATTGGCAGCGCCTGGCAGCGATCTACGAGGCGATGACCGACGGCACCTCGCTTGACGACGGCGCCTTCCCGCCGCTGACCGCTTTGCTGGAGGCTGAAGCCGCCTACCGAGGTTCGCCCGCAGCGGACCGCGACCGCCTCTTCTGGGCCGGACGCTTCGCCGAGCCGCCGGAGCCAGTCAGCCTCGCGACCACGGACGCGGCTCCAGGGCCGGACTTCTGGAGAAAGGACGGCGTGCTGCCCGTCCCGGTCGCGCAGCAGCTCCGGGACCTTGCCTGGCAGCAGCGGGTGAACTGGCAGGCCGTGGTCGCCGCGGCGCTGGCTGCCTACACTTCCCGGCTTGCCGGAGTGCCCGATGTGGTGCTTTCCCTCCCGGTGCACGCCCGAGTCGACCCGCGCAGCCGTGCGGTGCCCGGCATGGTGAACAACTACCTGCCGTTGCCGGTGTCCGTCCGGCCGGGGATGACAAGAGACGAACTCGTGACGGCGGTGTCCCGGGACTTCGCCAAGACGCTCAAGCACCAGCGGCGCCGAGTGAGCAGGATCCGCCGCGAGATGGGCCTGGCCAGTGATGACCGCAGGCCGTTCGGGCCGTTCCTGAACATCATTCCGCAGGTCTCGGAACTCCGCATCGGCGAATGCCGGGTTCTGCCGCACAGCCCGGCTACCGGATTGGTCGACGACCTCGAGGTGACGGTCGCGGACACCGGTGCTGCCGGGCTGCAGGTCAACGTCAGCGGGAACGCGGCCCGTTATTCGGAAGACGAGGTCGGCCTCCACCTCGCCCGGTTCACCGCTTTTCTCGAGCGGTTCGGCTCGCAGGGGGACGGTGATCTGCTGGCCGGATTGGACGTGTTGCTGCCGGGAGAGGCAGAGACCTTGCGAGCGGCGGGCACGGCCACGACGGCCGAGGACTACATCGGAGTCGTGGAACGCATTCGGGCAGCCGCCGCGCGAACTCCAAGCGCGGTCGCGGTTTCCGATGGTGAAGGCGAGCTGACCTATGCCCAACTGGTCGGCCGGGCAAGCGCTCTCGCCAGACGCCTGCCGAGCGACGGGATCACAGCTGTTCTCGCCGAGCGCGGTGCCGGGTTCGTCGTGGGCGTGGTGGGCGCGCTGACCGCGGGCAGCGCGTTCCTGCCGCTCGACACCGGCCTTCCCACGCCCCGCCTGGCCGCGCTGGTTTCCGGCGGTGCCGTCCGGTGCATTGTCGCGGACGCCGCGCATCGCGAGCTGGCCGAGGCGATCGCTGTCCAGACACAGGTTGTGGTTCTCGACGACGGCGTCGACGGGGAGGACGGCCTTGTCCCGACGCGCGGGTATGCGGACGACTTGGCGTACGTGATTCATACCTCCGGGTCGACCGGCAAGCCCAAGGGCGTCATGGTGCACCGCCGTGGCATGGTCAACCATCTGCTGGCCAAGGCCGAAGACCTCGCGTTGTCGCCGACGGACGTCGTGGCCTGCAACGCGCCGGTCACCTTCGACGTCTCGGTCTGGCAGATGCTGGCGCCGCTGATCGTCGGAGCACAAGCGCGGGTGACTACCCGGGAGACCGCAGCGGATCCGGAGTTGTTGTTCGGAGACAAAGACCTCACGATCCTGGAGGTCGTCCCGTCCCTGTTGCGGGCGGCCGTGGAATCCTGGCCGGAAGGCCGCGCTCCTCGGCTGCCCGGGTTGCGCTGGCTGCTCGTGACGGGCGAGGCGCTTCCCGGCCAGCTGTGCCGGGACTGGGCCGCTCGGTACCCGGGCATTCCGTTGATGAATGCTTACGGGCCAACGGAATGTTCGGACGACGTGACTCACGCGGTGATCCGGGCCGGTGAGTCCGAGGGAGTCCGCGCGCCGATCGGCCGCCCGGTGCGAGGCACCAGCCTCCGCGTGCTCGGAGACGATCTTCGCCCGGTTCCGCCGGGAGTGGCCGGCGAGCTCTACGTAGGCGGTACCGGTGTCGGGCGGGGGTACCTCGACGATCCCGCGGGCACCGCGCTGGCCTTCATCCCGGATCCGGCCGGCCGCGCCGGAGAGCGGATGTACCGCACCGGCGACCGGGTCCGGATGCGGCGCGACGGTCAGCTCGAGTTCCTGCAGCGCCGGGACCATCAGGTGAAAATCCGAGGCCATCGGATCGAACTCGACGAGGTCGAAGCCGGGTTGCGGGCCTTGCCCGCGGTCGCCGACGCGGTTGCGGCGGTGGACGAGTCCGGGGGGCGCAAGCGACTCGTCGGGTATGTCGTGGCCGCCGGTCCGGCGGATCCGGACCGGATCCGTGCCGATCTGGCCGAAACGCTGCCCGAGTACCTGATCCCCGCGGTCTGCGTCGTGCTGGACGAAATGCCGCTGACGCCGGCGGGCAAGATCGACCGCAAAGCGCTGCCCCGGCCCGCGGCCTTCCCGGAGAAGAAGGCGGCTGCGCGGACCCGGACCGAGCGCATTCTGACGGGCGTGCTCGCCGAGGTGCTGGGAGTGCACGCGGTCGGCGTGGACGACAGCTTTTTCGCGCTGGGCGGCGACAGCATCAACGCCATTCAGGTCGTAGCGCGGGCCAGGGCCGCGGGACTCGCACTCACTCCGCGCGATGTGTTCCGGCACAAGTCGGTTGCCGCGCTCGCCGAGGTCGCCGCCGAAATCGTCGAGACCGCGGTGCGGCCAGCGGATTCCGACGGCGTAGGCGAGCTAGAACCGACTCCGGCGGGGTACGGATTCCGCGAGGACGTTGCCGCACGGGTTGACCACGCTGCAGCGTTCAGCCAGTACGTCGTGCTCGATGTCCCGCCGGGACTGTCCGTCGCCGGTCTCGTCGAGGCGATGCAAGCCGTTCTCGACTGCCACGACGCACTCCGGACGCGGCTGCAGGTGCCCGCGGAAGGGGTTTGGGCGCTGGAGATACAACCGCCGGGTTCGGTCCACGCGGCTGACGTCGTGATCGGTCTGTCCGCGATGGGCGCGGATGAGGTGCTCGCGGATGCCACGGCGCGTCTCTCTCCACAGGCGGGGGTGATGGTGCAGGCCGTCTTGCTCGACGGGCACACCCTGGTGCTTGTCGCGCACCATCTCGCTGTCGACGGAGTGTCTTGGCGGATCCTCTTGCCCGACTTGATGGCGGCTTGGCAGCACGGCACGGAACCTCGCCCGGTGGGAACATCGCTGCGCCGGTGGTCGCGGATGCTCACCGACGAAGCCCGGACGGCGAAGCGGGTTTCCGAACTCCCCGTCTGGTTGAACCAGGTGCGCGGTGCGGAGCCGCTCCTCGGTACCCGCGCACTGGATCCGGCTATCGACCGGCACGGTACCGCCCAGCGGCTCGGCATGGAACTGCCCGCGTCGCTGACTGCCGCGTTGTTGACCGAGGTGCCGGCGGCGTTCCATGCCGAGATCGACGAGATTCTGCTGGCTGCGCTGACTTGCGCAGTCGTCGACTGGCGCCGGAGGAGGGGGTCGGCTGTCCGGGAAGTGGTGCTCGAACTCGAGGGACACGGCCGGGAGCAGATCTCCGACGACGTCGATATCTCGCGCACGATCGGCTGGTTCACCAGCGTCTATCCCGTTCGGCTGGAGCTCGGCGCGGACGAGCTGTGGTCCGGTCCGGCGCTTGCCGGGCTGGTCAAGAGCATCAAGGAGCAGCTGCGTGCCGTTCCGCGCGGCGGTCTCGGATTCGGATTGCTGCGCCATCTCAACCGGCAGACCAGTGCGGCGCTGGCCGAGCACTCCGTGCCGCAGATCGGGTTCAACTATCTCGGCCGGTTCGACGGGAGCATGATCCGGGCCAGCGGGGTCTCGGCCAGCCCGGACATGCCGATGCGGCACGTTCTCGAGCTGGACGCGGTCGTGATGGGACGGCCGGAGGGACCGGTGCTCGCGGCCGAATGGCGATGGGCGGGCGAACTGCTGACCGCCGAAGAGGGCGAAGACCTTGCCCGGACGTGGCAGCGGGTGCTCGTTCTGCTGGCCGCGAGTGCCGGCGAGGATGCCGGCGGCGGGCACACCCCGTCCGATTTCGCGATGGTCGACCTCAGCCAGGAGGAGATCGAGGCGTTCGAGACGACGGGCGCGGTGGCCGATGTGCTGCCGCTGTCGCCGTTGCAGCAAGGACTTCTGTTCCAGGCCGAGTTCGATCGCAACGGTCTTGACGTCTACACCTTGCAGGTCGCCATGGACGGCGACGGACCGCTGGACCAGGACCGGCTGGCGGCGGCCGCGGCCGCACTGCTGGAGCGGCATCCGAGCTTGCGGGCATCGTTTCGCTACCGGTCGTCGGGCGATTCGGTCCAGGTGATCGCCGCGTCGGCGACCGCACGGGTCGACGAGGTCCGGCTGGCGGGTCCGGTCGAGCTGGCCGAGTTCACCGATGCCGAATGGCTGCGCCGGTTCGACGTCTCGCAGCCTCCGCTGATCCGGTTCACCGTCGCGAGGCTCAGCGCCGACCGGTTCCGGCTGATTGTTACCGCACACCACATCCTGGTCGACGGATGGTCGATGTCCGCGATCCTCGGCCGCGAGCTGCTGACTTTGCTCGCGGCGGACGGTGCGGCAGGCGCGTTGCCCGCGCCCGTCCCGTCCACGAGCTACCACCTGTGGCTGGCGGCGCAGGACAAGCACAGTGCCCGCGCGGCCTGGGCAACGGAGCTGGAGGGCGTCGCGGGGCCGACCAAACTCGGTCCGGACGAGCGCGGGCAGGTGTCCGTCTTGCCGGAGCTGCTCGACGTCGAACTTCCCTCCGCGTTGTCCTCCCGGCTCGGCGACTTCGCCCGCACTCGCGGCCTCACCCTGAACACAGTCGTCCAAGGCTGCTGGGCGGTGCTGCTCGGCAGGCTGACCGGACGCGACGACGTCGTGTTCGGCACAGTCCACTCGGGACGGCCGCCGCAACTGCCCGGGGTCGAGGACATGGTCGGGGTGTTCATGCACACTCTGCCGGTGCGCGTCCGGCTCGATCCGCACCGGACTGTCGTCGAGACGATGGCGGAGCTGCAGGAACGGCAGTCGGCCCTCGCCGAGCACCAGCACCTCGGACTCGCCGAGATCCAGCGGGAGGCCGGGGCGGGGGAGCTGTTCGACACCGTGGTGAGCTATCACAACTACCCGGTCGACAGCGTGGGCAGGCTGGACGGCGTGCTGCCAGGAGTGACCGTGCTCGGCTGGCAGGCCAGAGTCATCTCCGAGTACCCGCTAGCGCTGAGCGTGCACCCCGGCGAATCGGTGCGCCTGCAGGGGCAGTACCGGCCCGATGTGTTCTCCCGTGCCCGTATTTCCGGCCTGGTTGACAGGTTCGTGGCTTTGCTGGGCAAGGTCGTAGATGAGCCGGAGGTGCGGCTGGGCAGGCTCGACGTGCTCACTCCTGCCGAACGGGGGCGGGCGCTCGGCGAATGGGCCGGCACCGGGCGCCGGGCGCCCGCGCAGGTGGTGCCCGAGGTCTTCGAAAGCCGAGTGCGCAAGGCCTCGGACGCGTCCGCGATCGTCCACGGCGCGGTCGAGCTGACCTACCACGAGCTGAACGAGCGGGCGAACCGGTTGGCCCGTCTGCTGATCCGGCACGGCGTCGGCCCCGAGCGGACCGTCGCACTGGCGCTGCCGCGCACGGTCGAGTCCGCCGTGGCCACGCTGGCGGTGCTCAAGGCAGGCGGAGCCTTCCTGCCGATCGATCCGGCATACCCGGCCAACCGCATCTCTTATCTGATCGAGGACGCCGCTCCCGCCGTCGTGGTCACGGACGCGGAGACGCACGAACGTCTTCCGCTGCTCTCGCTGCCGGTGATTTTGCTGGACGAGTCCGATGCCGAGCTCGCCGAACTGGCTGGCGACAACATAGGCGACGACGAGCGCACCAGTCCGTTGTCGCCGGCTAACAGCGCCTACGTCATCTACACGTCGGGCTCGACCGGGCGGCCGAAGGGAGTCGTAGCCGACCACTCCGGATTCGTCGCGATGATCGACGGACTGGCCGAGTGCGTGGCCGCCGGGCCCGCCGACCGCGTGCTCCAATTCGCTTCCTACAGCTTCGATTTCGCGGTGTGGGAACTGTTCGTGGCGTTGCTCGAAGGCGGCCTCGCGGTCGTGGTGGGCGACGAGAACCGGGCCCCGGGCAAGGAACTGGTCGATCTCGTCAACACCGCGGGCATCACGCTCGCGGGCCTGCCGCCCGCGGTGGTGGCCGCGCTGCCCGAGGACGCTGTCCTGCCCACGGGACTGACCCTCGTCGTCGCCGGCGAGGCCTGCCCTCCGGCGGTCGCCGCGCGCTGGGCGCCTCGGCTGAAGATGATCAACGGCTACGGGCCCACCGAATCTGTCGTCGGCGCGACGATGAGCGACCCGCTGTCCGGGAAAGGCCGTCCCCAGATCGGCCGTCCCACGTCGGCGCATCGGGTTTACGTGCTGGACGGCAATCTGCAACCCGTGCTGCCGGGCGTTGTCGGGGAATTGTATGTCAGCGGCTGCCTGGCCCGCGGCTACCACGGTCGTCCAAGCCTGACCGCGGGGCGGTTCGTGGCGGATCCGTTCTCGGGACAGGGCGAGCGGATGTACCGCACGGGCGATCTGGTGTCCTGGCTGGCCGACGGCAGCCTCGACTACGTCGGGCGGGCCGACGACCAGGTGCAGCTGCGCGGGTTGCGGATCGAGCTGCCCGAGATCGAGTCGGTGCTGGTCGGCCACGACGGAGTGGTCCAGGCCGCGGCCATGGTCCGCGAGGACATTCCCGGAGACCCTCGGCTGGTCGCCTACATCGTTCCCGCGGACGGCTCCGCCGCGGTGCCGTCAGGCCTGCGGGACCACATCGCGGAGTCGCTGCCGGAATCGATGGTGCCGTCCGCGTACGTTCCGCTGGCGGAACTTCCTATTACCACGCAAGGAAAACTCGACCGCGCGGCGCTTCCCGCGCCGCAGATCGCTTCTCCGCGGTCCCGGGCGCCGCGCAACCCGATCGAAGAGATCCTCTGCGGGGTCTTCGCCGAGGTGCTCGGACTCCCGGAAATCGGCATCGACGACGACTTCTTCGATTTCGGCGGGCATTCGATGCTGGCGACGCGCGCGGTCGCGAAGGCACGCGCGCTTCTCGGCGTCGAACTGCCTATCCGGGCGCTCTTCGAATCCCGGACGGTTGCCTTGCTGGCCGACCACGTGATGATCGCAGGCGACGCGCGGCCAGCTCTCGCGCCTGCCGCGCCCCCTGCGGACGGCGGCGACCGCACCGAGCCGCTGTCGTTCGCACAGCGCAGATTGTGGTTCCTGCACCGGCTCGAAGGGCAGAGCGGAACCTACAACGTGCCGCTGGCGCTGCGCATGTCCGGAAAGCTGGACAGCGACGCGCTTCAAGCCGCGTTGCGCGATCTGGTCGAACGGCACGACGTCCTGCGTGCGGTGTTCCCCGGCACCGACGGGCAGCCCTATCAGCGAATCCTGTCCGCACCGGCGGGGTATCCGCTGTTGCGTGCCGTGCGGCTGCGGGACCAGGACCTCGCCAGAGCGCTCGCGCTCGAGGCCGGAACGGGTTTCGACCTCGCCGCCGCGCCTGCCATGCGAGCGACGTTGTTCGTGCTCGGACCGCAGGAACACCTGCTGCTGCTGGTATTCCACCACATCGTGTTCGACGGATGGTCCATCGAACCGCTGACGCGGGACCTGCTCGCCGCGTACCGGGCCCGTCGCGCCGGACAGGATCCACAGTGGACCCCGCTGGCCGCCCGTTACGGCGACTACACGGCGTGGCAGCGGGAACTGCTCGGCACGGAGGACAACCCGAGCGAGATCTACCGCGGCCAGTTGCAGTACTGGCGGGAAAATCTGGCGGGAATCCCCGAGGAACTCCCGGTACCCGCCGACTTCCCGCGCCCCGCGCTCAACAGCCATCGGGGAGGCCAGGTGACGTTCGCCGTCGAGGCCGATCTGTACCGCGGTCTGACCGCATTGGCGCGTTCGTCCGGCGCGAGCTTGTTCATGGTCCTGCAAGCAGCGTTGGCCGGCTTGCTCACCAAGCTCGGGTGCGGGACGGACATTCCGTTGGGCAGCCCGATCGGCGGCCGGACCGACGTGGCGTTGAACGACCTGGTCGGCTTCTTCGTCAACACGTTCGTGCTGCGTGCCGACACGAGCGGCGACCCGACGTTCGCGGAGTTGATCGGGCGGGTGCGAGAAGCGGATCTGGCCGCTTACGCCAATCAGGACCTGCCGTTCGACGATGTCGTCGAGGCGCTGAACCCGGCACGATCGCTGGCGAAACAGCCGTTGTTCCAGGTCATGATCGCGCTGGAGAAAGGGTACGGACCGCCCGCCGGATTGCCCGGGCTCACCGTGCGAGGCGAGTTCGTGCCTTCGGCCACGACCCAGTTCGACCTCAACTTCCAGTTCCTCGAACTCGAGGGTCCCGACGGCGAGGACGAGCTCTCTTGCTTGATCGACTACAGCCGGGATCTGTTCACCGGTTCGACCGTGACCGGTTTCGGCGAGCGGCTGGTCCGGCTGCTGCGCGCGGCGGTCGCCGATCCGGGGGTCCGCCTGCGGGAGGTGGACCTGCTGTCCGCCTCCGAACGCCACACCATGCTGGTGCGGTGGAACGATACCGCGCACCGGACCCCGGCCAGCACCCTGCCCGTGCTGTTCGAGGAGCAAGCGGCGCGCACTCCGGACGTGCCCGCTGTGGTGGCGGGCGCCGACCGGCTGACTTACTCGGAGCTGAACCGCGCGGCCAACCGGCTCGCGTGGCGGCTCGCCCGCTCCGGGGCCGGCCCGGAACGAATCGTCGCCATCGCCCTTCCCCGATCGACGGAACTGGTGGTGGCGGCACTCGCCGTGCTCAAGACCGGTGCGGCCTACCTGCCGCTAGACCCTGAGAACCCGGCCGAGCGCACAGCCGGAATGCTCGGAGAAACGGATCCGGTCTGCTTGATCGCCGACCGCTCGCCGGTACCGGACGCCGGCGTCCCGACCGTGCTGCTGGACGAACCGGGACCCGAGTATCCCGAACACAACCTGGCGGTACCGATCCGGCCGGACCACGCCGCTTACGTGATCTACACCTCCGGATCCACCGGGCGTCCAAAAGGGACAGTCGTCGAGCATCGGGCGGTCGTGAACTACCTTTCCTGGGCTGTCGCCGCCTATCCGGCGTTGCGGTCCGGTGCGCTCGTGCCTTCCCGGCTGTCGTTCGATCTGACGGTCACCGGTCTGTACGGGCCGCTGACGTGCGGCGGGACGGTGCACCTGGCCGAACTAGCCGAAGGCGCGGTAGCCGCGAACCAGCGGCCTGCCTTCCTCAAGGGGACACCGAGCCACCTCGCCTTGCTGCAGGTGCTGCCGGACCAGTATTCGCCGCACGCGGAGCTGGTACTGGGCGGCGAGCCGCTGCCCGGCGACGAACTCGACCGCTGGCGGAGCGCGCATCCGGGGGTCCGGGTCTGCAACGAATACGGCCCGACCGAGACGACGGTGGGCTGCACCTGGCTTCCGATCGAGGCGGACGACGTCGTGCGACCGGAGATCCTTTCGATCGGCAGGCCGATCTGGAATACCCAGGCCTACGTGCTGGACGCGGCGCTCAACCCGGTGCCGTGCGGCGTGACCGGCGAGCTTTACGTCGCGGGGGAGAACCTGAGCCGCGGCTATCTCAGCAGGCAAGCGCTCACCGCGCGGCGGTTCGTGGCGAATCCGTTCGGCGAGCCCGGATCCCGGATGTACCGCACCGGCGATCTCGTCCGGTGGACGGCGGACGGGCGAATGAGCTTCGCGGGCCGGACGGACGGCCAGGTGAAAATCCGGGGGTTCCGGGTCGAGCTCGGCGAGGTCGAATCGGTGCTGGCCCGGCACGGTTCGGTCCGGCACATCGCGGTTGCCGAGCACGGGGACAAGCTCGAGGACCGGGGGCTTGTCGCCTATGTCGTTCCGGCTGATCCGTCCGACTGGGATCCCAGCGATCTCGCCGCGTTCGCGGCACGCGAGCTGCCCGCCTACATGGTGCCCTCGGACGTGGTGGCTCTCGACGAATTGCCGTTGACCGCCAACGGAAAGCTCGATCGCGCTGCCCTGCCGTCGCCAGAGCGCGCAGACCGGCCGGAAGCAGGATCCCCCGCTGAAGGACTGACGACCGCGGAGGCTGCCCTGTGCCGCATCATGGCCGGCGCGCTGAAGCGCCCGTCCCTTGGCGTCGAGGCGAATTTCTTCGACGAGGGCGGCGACAGCGTCCGGGTGATCCGGGTGGTCAACGAGGCCCGTGCGGAAGGGCTGCCGATCACGCTGGCCGACGTCTTCGTCAATCAGACACCGAGATCGCTCGCCGCGTCGATCGCGCCGCGGCCGGAGCCTGCCCGCGCCAACGAGGCGGAAGCAGGTTCGAGCGCGCGGGTGATGGCGGACGCGTTCGCCGAGGTCGAGCGGGCCGCGGACACAGATCCGTTCGCGACCGTGCTCCGCATGCGACCAGGAGGGGAACGGAATCCGCTGTTCTGCGTGCACAGCGGAGTCGGGTTCGCGCTGCCCTACCTCGGCCTCGCCAAGCACCTTGGGCCGGAATACCCGCTGTACGGCCTGCAAGACCCGAGCGTCACGGAACTCGCACCCGCGCCGCGATCGGTCGGGGAGATGGCTGACGACTATGTGCGGCGAATCAAGCAAGTCCAGCCGTCCGGGCCCTACCATCTGCTCGGTTGGTCCTTCGGCGGGATCGTCGCCTACGAGATCGCC